A genomic stretch from Chitinophaga agri includes:
- a CDS encoding ABC-F family ATP-binding cassette domain-containing protein, whose product MHYVTVEGLTKSYGAGPLFKDISFHIEEGDKIALVALNGAGKSTLLRILCGEESPDAGTVWIHKGVTVVMLEQQSDFDPTKTISSNIFSQSHPVLAAIRDYEMLTNDEDQEPDLDKLTAAIERMDELNAWHFDSKVKQILGKLNIHHLEQRMGSLSGGQLKRVALAKVLIDIGFEHRHTLLIMDEPTNHLDINMIEWLENYLDQENVTLLLVTHDRYFLDSVCNEIMELDQQQLFIYKGDYENYLEKKATREESERASVEKARNTFRKELEWIRKQPKARTTKSKSRIDAFEDVKERASVRLEKQQLELNVKMSRLGGKIVELKKVYKSFGDLNILKGFDYTFSKGERIGVVGKNGVGKSTFLNMLQGLEQPDSGKINTGETVVFGNYDQRGLIVKEDMRVIEFVKNIAENFPLADGTKVSAAQFLQLFLFTPEKQYTYISKLSGGEKRRLHLLSILFRNPNFLILDEPTNDLDLPTLSILEDFLLSYQGCILIVSHDRYFMDKLVDHLFVFEGDGVVRDFPGNYTQYREWEKDQSEKGKEEVRNEPKAVEKPVEEVKPAAAPAKKMSFKEKRELELLEKEIADLETEKKQIDEQMASGTLPYEKLEPLTRRAGEIIGLLDEKGMRWLELSEMS is encoded by the coding sequence ATGCATTATGTTACGGTCGAAGGACTCACGAAATCTTATGGCGCAGGGCCGCTTTTCAAAGACATTTCTTTTCATATTGAGGAAGGTGATAAAATAGCACTGGTCGCTTTAAATGGCGCCGGTAAATCTACCCTGCTGCGCATTTTATGCGGAGAGGAATCACCAGATGCAGGAACCGTATGGATACATAAAGGTGTAACCGTGGTAATGCTGGAACAGCAATCTGATTTTGACCCAACCAAAACTATCTCTTCCAATATATTTTCCCAGTCACATCCTGTACTGGCCGCCATCAGGGATTATGAAATGCTGACCAATGATGAGGACCAGGAGCCGGATCTTGATAAACTGACCGCTGCTATTGAGCGCATGGATGAGCTGAATGCCTGGCACTTTGATTCCAAAGTGAAGCAGATCCTGGGCAAACTGAATATTCATCACCTGGAGCAGCGTATGGGCAGCCTGTCCGGTGGACAGCTGAAACGTGTGGCCTTGGCTAAAGTGCTGATCGACATCGGCTTTGAACATCGTCATACGCTCCTGATCATGGACGAACCGACGAACCATCTGGATATCAATATGATCGAGTGGCTGGAAAACTATCTCGATCAGGAAAATGTGACATTACTGCTCGTAACGCACGACCGTTACTTCCTGGATAGTGTATGTAATGAGATCATGGAGCTGGACCAGCAGCAATTGTTCATTTATAAAGGCGATTACGAAAACTACCTGGAAAAGAAAGCTACCCGTGAGGAGAGTGAGCGTGCCAGTGTGGAAAAAGCCCGCAATACCTTCCGTAAAGAACTGGAATGGATACGTAAACAGCCTAAAGCCCGTACCACCAAATCTAAATCCCGTATTGACGCATTTGAAGATGTAAAGGAAAGAGCCAGTGTTCGCCTGGAAAAGCAGCAGCTGGAACTGAACGTGAAAATGAGCCGTCTGGGTGGAAAGATCGTCGAACTTAAAAAGGTATATAAGTCTTTCGGTGACCTCAATATCCTGAAAGGGTTTGATTATACATTCTCAAAAGGAGAAAGGATCGGCGTAGTAGGTAAGAACGGGGTAGGAAAATCTACCTTCCTGAATATGTTACAGGGCCTGGAGCAGCCTGATTCCGGTAAGATCAATACCGGAGAAACAGTGGTATTCGGTAACTATGACCAGCGTGGACTGATCGTTAAGGAAGACATGCGTGTGATCGAGTTTGTGAAGAATATCGCGGAAAACTTTCCACTGGCAGATGGTACAAAAGTGAGCGCAGCGCAGTTCCTGCAGCTATTCCTGTTTACACCGGAAAAGCAATATACGTATATCTCCAAGCTGAGTGGTGGTGAGAAAAGAAGACTGCACCTGCTGAGTATCCTGTTCAGAAATCCTAACTTCCTGATCCTCGATGAACCGACCAATGACCTGGACCTGCCAACATTGAGCATCCTGGAAGACTTCCTGCTGTCCTATCAGGGTTGTATCCTGATCGTGAGCCACGACAGGTACTTTATGGATAAGCTGGTGGATCACCTGTTTGTGTTTGAAGGAGACGGCGTCGTACGTGATTTCCCGGGTAACTATACCCAGTACAGGGAGTGGGAAAAAGACCAGTCTGAGAAAGGTAAGGAGGAAGTGCGTAATGAGCCCAAGGCAGTTGAAAAGCCAGTGGAGGAAGTAAAGCCTGCCGCGGCGCCTGCTAAAAAGATGTCATTCAAGGAGAAACGTGAGCTGGAACTACTGGAGAAGGAAATTGCGGACCTGGAGACAGAAAAGAAGCAGATCGATGAACAGATGGCTTCCGGCACATTGCCATATGAAAAGCTGGAGCCGCTTACCCGCCGCGCAGGAGAGATCATCGGCCTGTTGGACGAAAAGGGGATGCGCTGGCTTGAATTGAGTGAAATGAGCTGA
- a CDS encoding RNA polymerase sigma factor, whose product MEEIWYRDLSDQELWSRLIDGDEGALAFIYDTWFASLYKYGMKIQADSCLIKDCIHDLFTSLWHSRQHLSVTDSIKFYLFASLKRNIVKNTRAEGIFRLFKQEPAQQEMHMPSYEERLISQQSNDERNRKLAKVIDQLPRRQKEILYLRYYEGLSTQETADIMSLSVNSTYVLLSKAINYLKNHSGELMTLVAIWGNSQKGF is encoded by the coding sequence TTGGAAGAGATCTGGTATAGGGACCTTTCCGATCAGGAGCTTTGGAGCAGGCTGATAGATGGCGATGAGGGCGCCCTTGCCTTCATTTACGATACATGGTTCGCATCACTTTATAAATATGGCATGAAAATACAGGCAGACAGCTGCCTGATAAAGGATTGTATACACGATCTGTTCACCAGTTTGTGGCATAGCCGGCAGCATCTATCCGTGACGGACAGTATCAAATTTTACCTGTTCGCCAGCCTTAAAAGGAATATTGTCAAAAATACCCGCGCTGAAGGCATATTCAGACTGTTTAAGCAGGAACCCGCTCAGCAGGAAATGCATATGCCTTCCTACGAGGAACGGCTCATCTCTCAGCAGTCCAACGACGAACGTAACCGGAAACTGGCAAAAGTCATTGACCAGTTGCCCCGTCGTCAGAAGGAGATCCTCTACCTGCGGTATTACGAAGGTCTCTCTACGCAGGAAACAGCCGATATTATGTCACTGAGCGTAAATTCTACATATGTATTATTGTCAAAAGCAATTAATTATTTAAAAAATCACAGTGGTGAATTAATGACTTTGGTGGCAATTTGGGGCAATAGCCAAAAGGGTTTCTAA
- a CDS encoding FecR family protein has translation MDYKEYTVKDFLHDELFRKWIIYPDHDTTIFWETWLRENPDRRATIEEARDVLLLIGPEEHLPSAAEKAEVWSRIAYSIRQVPEKKRLFVAWRYAAVFAGILAAGAAGWFFLHREKPVIVNYVTTYGETRKITLPDSSVVSLNANSTLKFSMTRNGKREVWLNGEGFFTILHETDNAPFAVHTSDIDVQVIGTAFSINTRRVMTRVVLNSGAVNLKLNGDGQQDVKMNPGDMVIFSTKTNQLSRRKVNPADYNAWLDNMFVFNETTIAEVAAVLKENLGINIKIEDEGLQKELFTGSIPMSDVDIFFKTLSRSLHVVIEKKDNNNYSIRRKTT, from the coding sequence ATGGATTATAAAGAATACACAGTAAAGGATTTTCTTCATGATGAATTGTTTCGTAAATGGATCATCTATCCAGATCACGATACTACTATCTTTTGGGAAACCTGGCTGCGTGAAAACCCTGATCGTCGTGCCACAATAGAAGAAGCACGTGATGTGCTGCTGCTGATCGGACCGGAGGAACATCTTCCTTCGGCAGCAGAAAAGGCTGAGGTATGGAGCCGTATTGCATATTCTATCAGGCAGGTACCTGAAAAGAAAAGGCTATTCGTTGCCTGGCGGTATGCAGCTGTATTTGCCGGTATACTGGCGGCGGGTGCTGCCGGCTGGTTCTTCCTGCATAGGGAAAAGCCGGTTATTGTCAACTACGTTACTACCTATGGAGAGACCAGAAAGATCACGCTGCCCGACAGTTCTGTCGTGAGCCTGAACGCCAACTCTACCCTGAAATTCAGCATGACCCGTAATGGTAAACGCGAGGTATGGCTAAACGGGGAAGGCTTCTTTACGATCCTCCATGAAACAGATAATGCTCCTTTTGCAGTGCATACTTCTGATATAGATGTACAGGTGATCGGTACAGCATTCAGTATCAATACCAGGCGTGTGATGACACGGGTGGTACTGAACAGTGGTGCAGTTAATTTAAAACTGAATGGAGACGGCCAGCAGGATGTAAAGATGAATCCTGGGGATATGGTCATCTTTTCCACCAAAACAAATCAGTTATCACGCCGGAAAGTAAATCCGGCTGATTATAATGCATGGCTTGACAATATGTTCGTTTTCAATGAAACAACAATTGCAGAAGTAGCAGCAGTACTAAAAGAGAACTTAGGAATCAACATTAAGATAGAAGACGAAGGCCTACAGAAAGAGTTATTTACCGGGAGCATACCAATGTCAGACGTAGATATATTTTTTAAAACACTGTCACGGTCCTTACATGTGGTTATCGAAAAGAAGGACAATAATAACTACAGCATCAGGAGAAAGACAACCTAG